TTTGATTTCAGCTTCTGCGTTTTCATCGAATGCTTTTGCACAAGCAACGTCAGTTGCAACTGGAATTGCACACTCTTTCATTAGTTTTTGTGCAGTTTCAACTAGGTCTGCTTCGTATAGAGACTTACCTACGTTATGACCTTCAGCTGCGATGAACGTGTTCGCGATACCACCACCAACAACTAGTTGGTCAGCGATTTTAGATAGCGACTCAAGAACAGTCAGTTTAGTAGAAACTTTTGAACCACCAACGATAGCCACTAGTGGACGCTCTGGGTTGCTCATTGCTTTACCTAGTGCTTCTAGTTCAGCCGCTAGTAGAGGGCCAGCACATGCAACTTCAGCGAACATACCAACGCCGTGAGTTGAAGCTTGTGCACGGTGAGCTGTACCGAATGCATCCATTACGAAAACGTCACATAGTGATGCGTATTTCTTAGATAGCTCTTCTTCGTTCTTCTTCTCGCCTTTGTTAAAGCGAACGTTTTCAAGAACAACTAGTTCACCAGCATTTAGCTCTAGGCCGTCTAGGTAGTCTTTCGCTAGTTTCACTTCGCAGTCTAGTGCGTCGTTTAGGTAGTTAACTACAGGTTGTAGAGAGAACTCTTCTGCGTATTCACCTTCAGTTGGACGACCTAGGTGAGAAGTAACCATCACTTTCGCGCCTGCTTCTAGGCATAGTTTGATAGTTGGAAGTGATGCGATGATACGTGCATCTGAAGTTACTTTACCGTCTTTTACTGGCACGTTAAGGTCAGCACGGATGAATACACGTTTACCTGCTAGATCCAGGTCAGTCATCTTGATTACAGACATGATTTGTCCTCTCAAATAATAAATAAAGTTTTTGACAACTCGGCAGCCCTGCCAAGCCTGTGAATTCTTTAAACTGATAATGAATATGGAGATAGGTCTAATTTATTTCAAGGGTAAAAATAAATTATTTCTCCATATTCATTGAGGGGACCTATTTCGCTGCTTGCATAGCTAGAGCAGTATCAAGCATGCGATTCGCAAAGCCCCACTCATTATCACACCACACTAGCATTTTAACTAACTGACCGTTGCTTACCCTAGTCTGGGTACCATCAACAATCGCGCTGTGTGGATCATGATTGAAGTCCACCGAAACCAGTGGTGCTTCAGTATAGTCAACAATATTACGTAATGTACACTGAGATGCGTTAATAATGGTTTGATTTACGTCATTAACTTTCACATTTGTACTAATTGTGACACTTAAATCCATTGCTGTAACGTTTACCGTTGGAACTCTTACAGAAATTGCTTCAAATCTGTTAGAAAATTTCGGGAAGATTCTTTCAATACCTTGATGAAGCTTCGTATCAACAGGGATGATCGATTGACTCGCACTACGAGTTCGACGTAAGTCAGTGTGGTAAGCATCGATCACTTGCTGATCATTCATAGAAGAGTGAATGGTGGTAATCGTCCCCGAGTCGATACCAAATGCATCATCCAGTACTTTAATAATTGGCACAATACAGTTGGTGGTACAGGAACCATTCGAGACAATTGTCTGATTGGCAGTTAACGTCTCGTGGTTAACACCATAGATAATGGTGTTATCAAGGTCATTATCACCTGGGTGAGAGAAAAGGACTTTCTTGGCACCCGCTTCGATATGTTCTAAACCGTCCGCACGGCAACCGAACACACCAGTA
This is a stretch of genomic DNA from Vibrio panuliri. It encodes these proteins:
- a CDS encoding phosphoglycerate kinase, which translates into the protein MSVIKMTDLDLAGKRVFIRADLNVPVKDGKVTSDARIIASLPTIKLCLEAGAKVMVTSHLGRPTEGEYAEEFSLQPVVNYLNDALDCEVKLAKDYLDGLELNAGELVVLENVRFNKGEKKNEEELSKKYASLCDVFVMDAFGTAHRAQASTHGVGMFAEVACAGPLLAAELEALGKAMSNPERPLVAIVGGSKVSTKLTVLESLSKIADQLVVGGGIANTFIAAEGHNVGKSLYEADLVETAQKLMKECAIPVATDVACAKAFDENAEAEIKNVADVQDDDMIFDLGPDSTAALAEIIANAKTILWNGPVGVFEFKNFEAGTKGISEAIAKSAAFSVAGGGDTLAAIDQFGIKADVSYISTGGGAFLEFVEGKVLPAVEMLEARAK
- the epd gene encoding erythrose-4-phosphate dehydrogenase, which encodes MLKVAINGFGRIGRNVLRAIYESGKHQDIKVVAVNELAQPEAMAHLLQYDTSHGRFFKRISHDQEHLYVHHDNGDHDAVRILHLNEIKLLPWRDLDVDIVLDCTGVFGCRADGLEHIEAGAKKVLFSHPGDNDLDNTIIYGVNHETLTANQTIVSNGSCTTNCIVPIIKVLDDAFGIDSGTITTIHSSMNDQQVIDAYHTDLRRTRSASQSIIPVDTKLHQGIERIFPKFSNRFEAISVRVPTVNVTAMDLSVTISTNVKVNDVNQTIINASQCTLRNIVDYTEAPLVSVDFNHDPHSAIVDGTQTRVSNGQLVKMLVWCDNEWGFANRMLDTALAMQAAK